The following proteins are encoded in a genomic region of Streptomyces collinus Tu 365:
- a CDS encoding amidase translates to MTPDRAAGLAESVRALADGEVTSRELVAQALARIEATQPTLNAFRVVRAEAALAEADAADRELAAGGRRPLLGVPVAVKDDMDVAGEPTAFGCAGDFPPLAQDGEAVRRLRAAGAVIVGKTNTCELGQWPFTEGPAFGDTRNPWHTGHTPGGSSGGSAAAVAAGLVGAALGSDGAGSVRIPASWTHLIGIKPQRGRISTWPRGESFHGITVNGTLARTVADAALLLDAAGGNHERDPHRPPALTVADAVGRDPGRLRIALSLKPPFTAVPARLRPDVRARILELAERLAASGHTVEEADPPYGQIGLTFVPRATAGIADYVREAPDPALLDPRTRDAARLGRLLGGAPLRVARRAEALLHRRIGTFFGSYDVVLAPTTAAPPPAIGALAGLSGFATDRAMIAACPYAWPWNVLGWPGVNVPAGFVGEGLPVGAQLLGPANSEPLLVSLAAQLEAELRWHELWPPSTAAPDSAAA, encoded by the coding sequence ATGACGCCAGACCGTGCCGCAGGCCTCGCGGAGTCCGTCCGCGCCCTCGCCGACGGGGAGGTGACCTCCCGCGAGCTGGTGGCACAGGCGCTCGCCAGGATCGAGGCCACCCAGCCGACCCTCAACGCCTTCCGGGTCGTACGCGCCGAGGCCGCGCTCGCCGAAGCGGACGCCGCCGACCGGGAGTTGGCGGCCGGCGGCCGACGGCCGCTGCTCGGCGTGCCGGTGGCGGTCAAGGACGACATGGACGTGGCGGGCGAGCCGACCGCCTTCGGCTGCGCCGGTGACTTCCCGCCGCTCGCCCAGGACGGCGAGGCGGTACGGCGGCTGCGCGCGGCCGGGGCCGTGATCGTCGGCAAGACGAACACCTGCGAGCTGGGCCAGTGGCCGTTCACCGAGGGCCCCGCGTTCGGCGACACCCGCAACCCGTGGCACACCGGCCACACCCCGGGCGGCTCCTCCGGGGGCTCGGCGGCGGCGGTGGCGGCCGGACTGGTCGGGGCCGCGCTCGGCTCGGACGGCGCAGGCTCGGTGCGCATCCCGGCGTCCTGGACCCATCTGATCGGCATCAAGCCACAGCGCGGGCGCATCTCCACCTGGCCGCGCGGGGAGTCCTTCCACGGCATCACGGTCAACGGCACACTCGCCCGTACGGTCGCCGACGCCGCCCTGCTGCTCGACGCCGCCGGCGGCAACCACGAGCGGGACCCGCACCGGCCGCCGGCGCTCACGGTGGCGGACGCGGTCGGCCGCGACCCCGGCCGGCTGCGCATCGCGCTGTCCCTGAAGCCGCCGTTCACGGCGGTGCCCGCGCGGCTGCGCCCCGACGTCCGCGCCCGGATACTCGAACTCGCCGAACGGCTGGCCGCGTCGGGGCACACCGTCGAGGAGGCCGATCCGCCCTACGGCCAGATCGGGCTCACCTTCGTGCCGCGCGCCACCGCCGGTATCGCCGACTACGTCCGCGAGGCCCCCGACCCCGCGCTGCTCGACCCGCGCACCCGGGACGCGGCCCGGCTCGGCCGGCTGCTCGGCGGCGCCCCGCTGCGCGTGGCCCGGCGCGCCGAGGCGCTGCTGCACCGGCGGATCGGCACGTTCTTCGGGTCGTACGACGTGGTCCTCGCCCCGACGACGGCCGCTCCCCCGCCCGCGATCGGTGCCCTGGCCGGACTCAGCGGCTTCGCCACCGACCGCGCCATGATCGCCGCCTGCCCCTACGCCTGGCCGTGGAACGTGCTCGGCTGGCCCGGCGTCAACGTCCCCGCCGGGTTCGTGGGCGAGGGACTGCCGGTGGGTGCCCAGCTGCTCGGCCCGGCCAACAGCGAGCCGCTGCTGGTCTCCCTCGCCGCCCAACTGGAGGCGGAGCTGCGCTGGCACGAACTGTGGCCGCCGTCGACGGCGGCCCCGGACTCCGCGGCGGCGTGA